The Sphingomicrobium aestuariivivum DNA window CGAGCAGTGCGCCGAACTCGCCCTGCTTGTCATTGGCCTCCACCCACGCCTGCACAGGCCCCATCGGGAAATAGGCGGGCTCGTCGCCCGTCGGCTGCTCGTCGAAGCCGTAGATGTCGGCATGGCCGAGCATCTGCCCGAGGCGATAGCCGACCTGGTAGGTCTCGCTGCGCTCCTCGGCGATGCGCTTTTCCGCATTGTCACGATAGTCGGCGATGCTGAGATCCCCGGCATCGGACATGTCCTCCACGAGGATCTTGGTCGGCTGCCACGTCGCCAGCGAGGCATTCAGTGCCGCCAGCTCGGCCTGCGCCTGCGGCTCGAGCACGTCGCCCGCATCGACATTGATCATGTCGAGCCCCGGATTGGCGAGGTGGTACATGCCGAGCACCATCACCTCGACGTCGCCGTCTTGCGCTTCGGGCGCGGCGGGATGCGCCAGCGCGGCGGCCATGGCAGCAATCGTGAGCATCATGTCCAATTCCCCCCTCATACGGTTACTGTATTGCCAATCTAATACACAAGTGCGATTTTCACGTCAAGAAACGGGTGGCGCACCGGGCCCCCCGGCCTTATCAGGGAGGCCATGAAAATCGCGCTGGCTTCCGATCACGCAGGCTTCGACCTGAAGGCCCTGCTCGTCTCCCACCTGACCGACGCCGGTCACGAGGTCACCGACCTCGGACCCGATGCCAAGGACAGCGTCGACTATCCCGATTACGGGCGAAAGCTCGCCGACCATGTCGCCGCCGGTAATGCGGAACGCGGCATCGCCATCTGCGGCTCGGGCATCGGCATCTCGATCGCGGTCAACCGCAATCCCGCCTGCCGCTGCGCCCGCGTCGACGAGCCGCTCTCGGCCGCACTCGCCCGCCAGCACAATGACGCAAATGTCATCGCCATCGGCGAGCGCCTTGTCGGTTCGGACATGGCCAAGGCGATCGTCGAGGCATTCCTCACCACTCCCTTCGAAGGCGGTCGCCACCAGCGCCGCGTCGACAAACTCTCGGATTAAGAAAGACCCTCATGGCCTCCGCAGCTGATATCCGTAGCCACGGCTTCTTCACCGATGGCGTCGCCGCCACCGATCCCAAGGTCGCCGAGGCGCTGGGCGCCGAGCTGAAGCGCGAGCAGAAGCAGATCGAGCTGATCGCGTCCGAGAACATCGTCTCGAAGGCGGTGCTCGAGGCGCAGGGCAGCGTGCTGACGAACAAATATGCGGAAGGCTATCCGGGCAAGCGCTATTATCAGGGCTGCGAACCTTCGGACGCGGTCGAAGCGCTGGCGATCGAGCGGGCGAAGAGCCTGTTCGACTGCGCCTATGCCAACGTCCAGCCCCATTCGGGCGCGCAGGCCAATGGCGCGGTCAATCTCGCGCTTCTCCAGCCCGGCGACACCATCCTCGGCATGAGCCTCGATGCCGGCGGCCACCTCACCCATGGCGCGCGCCCCGCGCAGTCGGGCAAATGGTTCAACGCCGTGCAATATGGCGTCACCGAAGACACCCACCTCATCGACTATGACGAAGTCGAAGCCCTCGCCGTCGAGCATAGCCCCAAGCTCATCATCGCGGGCGGCTCGGCCTATCCGCGCGTCATCGACTTCGCGCGCTTCCGCGCCATCGCCGACAAGGTGGGCGCGATCCTCCACGTCGACATGGCGCATTTCGCCGGCCTCGTCGCGGCCGGCGAGCACCCCTCGCCGCTCCCGCATGCCCATGTCGTCACCACGACCACGCACAAGACGCTGCGCGGCCCCCGCGGCGGCATGATCCTCTCGAATGACGAAAAGCTCGGCAAGAAGCTCAACTCGGCGGTCTTCCCCGGCCTCCAGGGCGGTCCTCTGATGCACGTCATCGCCGCCAAGGCGGTCGCCTTCGGCGAAGCGCTCCAGCCCGAATTCAAGACCTATTCCAAGGCGGTCATCGCCAATGCCAAGGTGCTGTGCGAGACGCTGAAGGGGCGCGGCGCCGACCTCATTTCGGGCGGCACCGACACCCATGTCGGCCTCATCGACCTTCGCCCGCTCGGCATTTCGGGCAAGGATGCCGACGAAGCGCTTGAGCGCGCCGGCATCACCTGCAACAAGAATGGCGTGCCCAACGACCCGCTGCCGCCGATGAAAACGAGCGGTATCCGCGTCGGTTCGCCCGCCGGCACCACCCGTGGCTTCGGCACCGAAGAGTTCAAGGCGATCGGCGACATGGTCGCGGACGTCCTCCACGGCGTCGCCAAGACCGGCGGCGAAGGCGATGCCTCGGTCGAGGCCGAGGTGAAGGGCCGCGTCGAGGCGCTGTGCGACCGCTTCCCCATCTACGAGGGGTTCTGATCCGTTGCGCTGCCCTTTCTGCACCCATGAACAGAGCCAGGTGAAGGACAGCCGCCCGTCGGAAGACGGCGCGGCCATCCGTCGCCGCCGCCAGTGCGAAGGCTGCGGCGCGCGCTTCACCACCTTCGAGCGCGTCCAGCTACGCGACCTCACGGTGGTCAAGAAGGACGGCAAGCGCGAGCCTTTCGAACAGCCAAAGCTGCAGGCTTCGATCCGCCACGCCTGCCGCAAGCGCAACATCTCCGAAGGCCAGATCGAACGGCTCGCCCATTCGATCCAGCGCCAGCTCGAGACGCAGGGCGACGAAGTGAACGCCGACCTTATCGGCGAGGCGGTCATGGACGGGCTGAAGGCATTGGACAGCGTCGCCTACATCCGCTTCGCCAGCGTCTATCGCGACTTCAAGGAAGCGGGCGATTTCGCCGATTTCGCCGAGAGCGTGGACGGGCATGATGAATAAGCCCGTCATCGTCCTCGTGAACCCGCAGCTGGGGCAGAATATCGGCAAGGCCGCGCGCGCCATGCTCAACTTCGGCCTCACCGAGATGCGCCTCGTCGCCCCGCGCGACGGCTGGCCCAATCCCGAGGCCGGCCCCGCCGCTTCCGGCGCCGACATGGTGCTCGATGGCGCGCAGGTCTTCGACACCACCGCCGAGGCGCTGGCCGACTGCAGCCTCGTCTTCGCCTCCACCGTGCGCCGCCGCGACCTCGTCATGCCGGTGGTCGGCCCCGAGGAGATGGCGAAGGAAATCCACGCCCTCCCGCAAGGCAGCCGCACCGCCATCCTGTTCGGCCCCGAACGCTCGGGGCTCGAGACCGAGGACATCGGCCGCGCCGACAAGATCGTCACCGTGCCGATCAACCCCGAATTCGGCAGCCTCAACCTCGCGCAGGCGGTGATCCTGCTCGCTTATGAATGGTCGCGCGGCGCGGGCGACGAACTCGTCCAGCCGACCGACAAGGAACTGGAGCCCCCCGCCACCAAGGCCGAACTCGACGCGCTCATCGGGCACCTCAACAGCGCGCTCGACGAAAAGGGCTATTTCTTCCCGCCCGAGCGCACGCAAGCGACGCAGGCGACCCTGCGCACCATTCTCACCAAGCCGGGCTGGTCGGAGCGCGAACTGAAGGCGCTCCACGGCGTCATCCGCCAGCTCATGAAAGCCTAGCCGCGGGTCGCGTCGTAGCGCTCGAACTCGTAAGCGATCGACTGCTCCATCAGCTCTTCCCACACCGGCCACAGCCGTTCTGCGGGAAGGCCGGCTGCCTTGGCCGCAGCGGCGACCTTGGCATGGACATCGTCCTTGCGGTCCTGGTCTCGTACGGCCTCCCGGGTCGGCTTGATGCGCGCGGCGGCGCGCATGTATCCGAAGCGGCGCTTCAGCAGCGCCACCAGCTGGCGGTCGACGTCATCGACCCCGGCGCGCACATGCACCATGGTCTCGCAGGCTTCGGGATCGCGGATCTCGTTCATGCGCCCGCCATGGCAGGGTCCTTAAGTGGCTGCAACGCTTGACCTTGAAGCACGCCTCGGCTAGGCGCGCCTTCGCAATTGATCCCACATGTCCGGTGAAGTGGTGATCGCGTCAGCCCCCCGGGGCGGGCGGAGCGGTCCGGACACGGAAAAAAGCTAGTTGGAGAAATACCATGTCGAAGCGCACCAGCGCCAAGTATAAACTCGACCGCCGCATGGGCGAGAACGTCTTCGGTCGTCCGAAGAGCCCGGTCAACCGCCGCGAATACGGCCCCGGCCAGCACGGCCAGCGCCGCAAGGGCAAGATGTCGGACTACGGTCTGCAGCTGCGCGCCAAGCAGAAGCTCAAGGGCTATTACGGCGACGTCACCGAAAAGCAGTTCAAGCGCACCTTCCAGGACGCCAGCCGCATGAAGGGCGACGCCTCGCAGAACCTCATCGGCCTGCTCGAGCGCCGTCTCGACATGATCGTCTACCGCGCCAAGTTCGCGCCGACCATCTGGGCCGCGCGCCAGCTCGTTTCGCACGGTCACATCCGCGTCAACGGCGTGAAGTGCAACATCGCCTCGCGTCGCTGCGACGTCGGTGACGAGATCTCGCTCGGCTCGAAGGCCAAGGAAATGGCCCTCGTCCTCGAAGCGCAGGGCCTCGCTGAGCGCGACATCCCCGACTATGTCTCGGTCGACAGCGATCACCAGGTGAGCTTCACCCGCGTCCCCACGCTGGACGAGGTTCCCTACCCCGTTCGCATGGAACCGAACCTGGTCGTCGAATTCTACTCGCGCTAAGCCGCGAGGGTTCTCGGACCAAAGAAAAAGGGCGGTGCCGAAAGGCGCCGCCCTTTTCTGTTGGAGCGAGTGACCGGCTCCGTCAGGAGCCGATCGTCGCGTCGAGCAATTCGCCCGCCGCCCCCAGCATCCGGATGCGCGCCTCGCTGTCGGCAAGCCCATGGTCGAGCTCCTCGAAGGCGATGAGCTCGACCGCGCCGCCGCGATCGGAAAGCGCATCCTCCATCAGGCGGCTGTGGTCGAAGGACACGTTGGTGTCGCGCCCCCCGTGAACGAGCAGCACCGGCACCGAGATGTCGTCGGCGCGGTGGCGCGGCGAGCCGGCGACGAGATGGTCGCCCGAGCCCAGCATGTCCTCGACCAGTTCGCCGCTGGTGAAGTCGCGCGCCTCGCGGCGCATCAGGCGAAGGTCGGTGACCGGCGCGATGGCGATGGCGGCCTTGTAGAGGTCGGGCGCCTCGGCCGCGCCGAGGAGCGCCGCATAGCCACCATAGGACCAGCCCGCGATGGCGACCCGCTCGGGGTCGGCCACCCCTTCGGCGATGAGGTAGCGCGCGGCATCCTCGATGTCGCTGACGGCGGTCTGCCAGTTGCGGAAACCGTTGTCGTTTCGGAAGTCCTGACCGTAGCCGGCCGAGCCGCGGAAATTGGGCTGGATCACCGCATAGCCGCGCGCCGCGAAATATTGCGCCAGCCAGTCGAAGCCCCACGTGTCGCGCGCCTCGGGCCCGCCATGCGGCAGCACCACCGCGCCGAGCGCGCCGCCCTCATGGCCGGCGGGCAGCGTGACATAAGCGGGGATGGCGGCGCCGTCGCGCGCCGCGTAGGTCACCGCCTCGACTGTCGCGAGCGAGCGCCCGTCGAACTGCGGCCGGAGCCCCATCAGCGGCGACATCTCGCGCGTCGCGCGGTTCATCACATAATAGGCGCCCGGGTCGGCATCCGAGCCCGCGTGGAGCAGCAATATGTTGCCGTTCGCGCTCGCGCCGTGGAAGGTTACCGTGCCATCGCCCGGCAGCGCCTTGGCGAGACCGCGGCTCAGCGCGTCATATTGCGCGTCGAAATAGACGATATGGTCGCGCTCGTCGGTATATTGATAGCCGATCACCGGCAGCCCGCGCCCGAGGCGCACCGGCCCGCCGATATCGACCCGCTCGTGGCTGGCGACCAGTTCCTTGGCCCCGCTGCCGTCGAGCGTCATCCGATAGAGCGCATCGCGCCCATCGAGCGGCTCGAGCCCGTAGACGCTGTTGCCCTGCGCCTCGACGAGGACGGGGCGGAAGCCGCTGTCGCGGTCGGCCATGCCGAGATCTTCCCACTTGCTCTTGCCCGCGAGGCGATAGTCGTAGCGCGTGCGCCCCGTGTAATCGCCATTGCTGTCGCGCTCGTGACGGATGCGGATGCGCACGTCGCCCCGCCCGTCGCTGAGGAAGCCGTCGACCGCGTCATTGGGCCGCTCGACGCGGCGCGGGCGGAAATCGCCCATCCCGATGCGGTCGAGCCCGAGCCCGCTCGTGGTCTTGGAGATGTTCGAATTCTCGCGCGCCGTCTCGGGGACATAGTTGCGCGCCATCAGCACCGCATCCTCGCCCGGCAGGAAATCGACGATACCGCCGTCGAACTGGCGGATCTGCGAATCATAATTGCTCGACCGCTCGCCCAGCGGGGTGGGATCGAAGCTGCCGTCGGTCGACACGGCGACAAGCCGCCCCCAGTCGAGCAGCAGGCCATTGACCTCGGCCTGCCCCGAATAGCGGCAGACGAGCGCGGTTTCGGACCCGAAGCGGCACCAATCGAGCTGCTGGTCGACCCCATCGACCCCGAACAGCGTCTTCGGCGCGCTGCCGTCGAGCCGATAGGTCTGGACGAAGGTCCTGGCCCCCTCGCCCGCGGTCAGCACCGCGATGGTCTCGCCCGTCGGCGAGATATCGGCGCCCCAGAAGGTCTGCCGCGAGCCGAAATCGCGCGCTGCATCGCCCGCCGACATGAGCTGCGCACCGGCGCTCGTCCCGGCCAGCAGGGCCGCGGCGCCAAACAACATCATTTTCATTGGTCCCCCCAAAACGCTCACTTGAACTCGCCTCATGCTTGCAAAGCCCGATGCGCGTTGCAACCACCATGAAGCGCGCTTATCTGCGGGGCATGACCAACCCCCCGCACAATATTCCCCTCGCCGAATGGGCCCCGCACGACGCCATGTGGATCGGCTTCCCGAGCCATGAAGAGTTGTGGGAAGACGATCTCGCCCCCGCGCAGGCCGAGGTCGCCGCGCTGGCGACCGCGCTCCATGCCGATGGCGAGGGCGAGGAGGTCCGCCTCGTCGCTGCCAACGAGGAGGCCGCCGCCGAGGCGCGGCGCCTCTGTCCCTTCGCCACCGTCATCGTCGAACCCTTCGGCGACATCTGGCTGCGCGATACCGGCCCGATCGTCACGGGCACAGGCGCCGACCGCCGCGCGCAGGGCTTCGGCTTCAACGGCTGGGGCGGCAAATATGAGCTCGAGGGCGATGACAGCGTGGGCGAGCGCCTCGCGGCCACCACGTCCCTGCCCTATGCAAAGGCCGACTGGATCCTCGAGGGCGGCGCGGTCGATGGCGACGGCACCGGCACCTACCTCACCACCGAGGAATGCCTCCTCAACAAGAACCGCAATCCGGGCCTCAGCCGCGAGGACATCGAGGCGCGGTTGAAACGCGACCTCGGCGCCACCCGCGTGGTCTGGCTCGGCAAGGGCCTCGTCAACGACCACACCGACGGCCATGTCGACAATCTCGCGCGCTTCGTGGGCGAAGGCCGCGTCGCCATCCCCGAACCCATGGGCGAGGACGATCCCAACGAGGAAGCCTACGCCGAAGCCGCCGCCGCGCTCTTGGAGGCC harbors:
- a CDS encoding DUF5694 domain-containing protein, with the protein product MMLTIAAMAAALAHPAAPEAQDGDVEVMVLGMYHLANPGLDMINVDAGDVLEPQAQAELAALNASLATWQPTKILVEDMSDAGDLSIADYRDNAEKRIAEERSETYQVGYRLGQMLGHADIYGFDEQPTGDEPAYFPMGPVQAWVEANDKQGEFGALLGWAQAFIEGEMAKTADCTIAEKLLMHNDSALMRQGHEKLYYGFLDYGDGTDQPGAELNAYWYMRNAKMFGKAMLVVEPGDRVLIIVGSGHKYWLDHFVDAMPGYRGVDATPYLLAAEGNRCQ
- the rpiB gene encoding ribose 5-phosphate isomerase B, whose product is MKIALASDHAGFDLKALLVSHLTDAGHEVTDLGPDAKDSVDYPDYGRKLADHVAAGNAERGIAICGSGIGISIAVNRNPACRCARVDEPLSAALARQHNDANVIAIGERLVGSDMAKAIVEAFLTTPFEGGRHQRRVDKLSD
- the glyA gene encoding serine hydroxymethyltransferase, which translates into the protein MASAADIRSHGFFTDGVAATDPKVAEALGAELKREQKQIELIASENIVSKAVLEAQGSVLTNKYAEGYPGKRYYQGCEPSDAVEALAIERAKSLFDCAYANVQPHSGAQANGAVNLALLQPGDTILGMSLDAGGHLTHGARPAQSGKWFNAVQYGVTEDTHLIDYDEVEALAVEHSPKLIIAGGSAYPRVIDFARFRAIADKVGAILHVDMAHFAGLVAAGEHPSPLPHAHVVTTTTHKTLRGPRGGMILSNDEKLGKKLNSAVFPGLQGGPLMHVIAAKAVAFGEALQPEFKTYSKAVIANAKVLCETLKGRGADLISGGTDTHVGLIDLRPLGISGKDADEALERAGITCNKNGVPNDPLPPMKTSGIRVGSPAGTTRGFGTEEFKAIGDMVADVLHGVAKTGGEGDASVEAEVKGRVEALCDRFPIYEGF
- the nrdR gene encoding transcriptional regulator NrdR produces the protein MRCPFCTHEQSQVKDSRPSEDGAAIRRRRQCEGCGARFTTFERVQLRDLTVVKKDGKREPFEQPKLQASIRHACRKRNISEGQIERLAHSIQRQLETQGDEVNADLIGEAVMDGLKALDSVAYIRFASVYRDFKEAGDFADFAESVDGHDE
- a CDS encoding RNA methyltransferase: MNKPVIVLVNPQLGQNIGKAARAMLNFGLTEMRLVAPRDGWPNPEAGPAASGADMVLDGAQVFDTTAEALADCSLVFASTVRRRDLVMPVVGPEEMAKEIHALPQGSRTAILFGPERSGLETEDIGRADKIVTVPINPEFGSLNLAQAVILLAYEWSRGAGDELVQPTDKELEPPATKAELDALIGHLNSALDEKGYFFPPERTQATQATLRTILTKPGWSERELKALHGVIRQLMKA
- a CDS encoding chorismate mutase; its protein translation is MNEIRDPEACETMVHVRAGVDDVDRQLVALLKRRFGYMRAAARIKPTREAVRDQDRKDDVHAKVAAAAKAAGLPAERLWPVWEELMEQSIAYEFERYDATRG
- the rpsD gene encoding 30S ribosomal protein S4, which encodes MSKRTSAKYKLDRRMGENVFGRPKSPVNRREYGPGQHGQRRKGKMSDYGLQLRAKQKLKGYYGDVTEKQFKRTFQDASRMKGDASQNLIGLLERRLDMIVYRAKFAPTIWAARQLVSHGHIRVNGVKCNIASRRCDVGDEISLGSKAKEMALVLEAQGLAERDIPDYVSVDSDHQVSFTRVPTLDEVPYPVRMEPNLVVEFYSR
- a CDS encoding alpha/beta hydrolase family protein, with protein sequence MKMMLFGAAALLAGTSAGAQLMSAGDAARDFGSRQTFWGADISPTGETIAVLTAGEGARTFVQTYRLDGSAPKTLFGVDGVDQQLDWCRFGSETALVCRYSGQAEVNGLLLDWGRLVAVSTDGSFDPTPLGERSSNYDSQIRQFDGGIVDFLPGEDAVLMARNYVPETARENSNISKTTSGLGLDRIGMGDFRPRRVERPNDAVDGFLSDGRGDVRIRIRHERDSNGDYTGRTRYDYRLAGKSKWEDLGMADRDSGFRPVLVEAQGNSVYGLEPLDGRDALYRMTLDGSGAKELVASHERVDIGGPVRLGRGLPVIGYQYTDERDHIVYFDAQYDALSRGLAKALPGDGTVTFHGASANGNILLLHAGSDADPGAYYVMNRATREMSPLMGLRPQFDGRSLATVEAVTYAARDGAAIPAYVTLPAGHEGGALGAVVLPHGGPEARDTWGFDWLAQYFAARGYAVIQPNFRGSAGYGQDFRNDNGFRNWQTAVSDIEDAARYLIAEGVADPERVAIAGWSYGGYAALLGAAEAPDLYKAAIAIAPVTDLRLMRREARDFTSGELVEDMLGSGDHLVAGSPRHRADDISVPVLLVHGGRDTNVSFDHSRLMEDALSDRGGAVELIAFEELDHGLADSEARIRMLGAAGELLDATIGS
- a CDS encoding agmatine deiminase family protein; the encoded protein is MKRAYLRGMTNPPHNIPLAEWAPHDAMWIGFPSHEELWEDDLAPAQAEVAALATALHADGEGEEVRLVAANEEAAAEARRLCPFATVIVEPFGDIWLRDTGPIVTGTGADRRAQGFGFNGWGGKYELEGDDSVGERLAATTSLPYAKADWILEGGAVDGDGTGTYLTTEECLLNKNRNPGLSREDIEARLKRDLGATRVVWLGKGLVNDHTDGHVDNLARFVGEGRVAIPEPMGEDDPNEEAYAEAAAALLEADLEVTAIPSPGAVIRPDPETGEDRIVPASYMNFLIGNAAVVVPLYGSEADLAAIEAIGGLFPDRRVTGIRADHILTGGGSFHCISQQVPR